One Zymoseptoria tritici IPO323 chromosome 5, whole genome shotgun sequence genomic window, ttgctgctgctggtgtAGTTTTGCGCGCTCAGAGCAACGGCATTGTTGGTGTTCCAGTTGCCGAGCTGGGAGATGCTTCCCACGACGGAAATGCTCTCACCATATGTTGTGGTGGCGTACTCCTTGAAGAGGACTTTGGTCAGAGTCGGCGTTGCACTGCACGTCGGAGTTGATTGTGTCGGTCTGGTGAAGGTGCTCGTGGCCGTTGCACATGGTCCTGTGGCAGAGGAGCCCGAGCAGCTGGATGGGAGTGCAGCCTGAGGTAAGTTAGCAAGATACTGCAGCCGTGGAGATTGAGGGTCTTACCGAGTTGGCGCCCCATGAAGCTGGCATGGCAGCTCGACGAGCGTTGGCCGCAGTCAGAAATGCTGCATATGACCATGTAAGATCAACTGCAGAGAGAGGTGTGCCATCTGATCGGGAGTACTGCTCGGCGAGAGCACCGTTCTGCGGTGTGTACTTTTGCTGCGTCAAGTCAGTATCAAAGTCTGATGATGCAGAATTATCGACTTACAGCATTCGCCATGTAGCTGTCAGCATATGTCGAGACTGCATTGACAATCGACGAGAAAGCAGCCGAGGACGAAGCATACGTCCCAACCGCAGCCGAGGAATACACATCCTTGAAGAACGGAAGCGAGATCGATGTGACTTCTATTGTGCCCTGCTTCTTCCATTGAAACACGGCGTCGTAGAGTTGTTCTGCAGCGGCGAAAGTTCCCAAATACCTGCACCAACAGTCAGCATAAACGACCGAAAAGCCCGAGACTTCGACTCACCATGGATTGCCTCCTTGATAAACGTCCTCTGGATACCGTCCCACCGCAACGCCTTGACCTTGAGGTATGCCGTTGTTGATAGAGTACACAGAGCGGAATGAGTCAGTAACAACTTTGTGATTCGCCAAAGCTTTGTCGGAGCATGGTTGAAAGGTGTTTGCGTTGCATCCCACTGCCGGATCGAACATGTGGATACTGGTGAGGATTGAGTTGACATCCTTTCCGGATCGCCCGCCGCCAGTGTTTGATCGAATGTAGGACCCAGTCCAGTACGACTGCAAGAAACAGAGGATCTGAGGAGCCTGCGAGTCGCAATTTGAGCAGGACTTTCCGATCTTGGAAGCTAGAGCACTGCCCTCGACCAGTGATCGATATTGCACTGCAGTGGTGAAGAAAGAAGCGCTGTTGACCTCCTGCTTCTGGATTAGCAAAGCATCGTGCTCCTCATCGCGATACATTCATACCTCCCACAGATCAAAGCCGCTCTGGTTCCAGTTTGCGCTGACATATGACAGATCATTCTGCACAATTGGCCAGATGATATTGGTCACGGCGCTGGTGTTGCCTTTTCCGAGCAAGTATCGAGCGTAAGCGATCATGGCAGTAGCACGAAGAGCAGGACCATCACGCTGTGGTCGTCCCCAGTTCCCAGTGAATGCAGTCCCGTCGACTTGAAACTTTGGCTCACCAAGACCACCCGAGCAGAGACCTCCCGATGGATTCTGCACAGTCTGGAGAGATGCTTGGGCGTTGATGTAATCTTGGACACCCCCTTCGAGACTGGCAGGTCCGCCAGAAAGGAACTGGTCTACCAGACATTTCGTGACGAGTGCGGCATCTCTCGTCCAGGTGAAGAAGTAGTCCGGATCGCTTTTCGAGGGCGAAGCTACGACGAGACCAGGGCTGGCTCCCTCGACCTTGACGCCGCTCGCTCCGATGTTGTCCAGCACGCCTTGCCGGGCCACGGAGCTTTGTGTGGAGAGCCACGATGAGAGCGATCCGGTCGCTCGTGGTTGTAGGACATGCTGAGGTGGTTCAGAGAGTCCGGCCGCAGCGAGAGGTAGGATGCTGTATAGAAGCCGCATTTTGGGCGGTAAGAtctggagaggaggacgaaaCGGAATTCGGTGTGGATGGTAAGGAAGAAACGTGACAACCTTCCTGATTTAAGTAGACTGTGCCTGAGCAGGCGGCGATCACGAGCTGCTCCTTCGTTGTGGACCAACGAAGGTGACCTGACGACGACAGCGGAGATGGGGAAAGGAAACCTTCTTCAACCACCTTCCAGATCCGCTCAGCGCCAGCAAACCTTGTTCCCGCCTTGGTTGCATCGTTGGCCAGCAGAGTCAGATGACGGCAATGGATGGTGCGTCCCCGATGGACCACCGTTAAGCATAGTCACTTGCCAGCTGAAGCGAAACGAGTGAGGTCGCTCGGTGTGAGAAGGAAGACGTGTGAGTGGTACACAAAAGGAAATTGACCAAGTCAGAAGACCCCCACGCTCGGTGAGAAATCCTCCCCTCGGGCGACGGATCGACCCGCCCTCACTGCTGGCACCTTGTGACGACCAGACACGTCCTTTGTTTCTTTGAGGTACTGTGCGAAGTAGAATCCGGCTGGTCGTAGCGGACTTGTAGTCTTGTAGACCGGTCCGAGGTGGGCAGACTGTCCATGTGCCGCAGCCACCAACACGCGACAGCCTTGGGCCAGGTTGGACTTGCATGATGAGTTGGTCATCGTTCCTAGATTCCCCGAAAGGCTCTTAGAATGAGATCAAGTTCGCCAGCGTGAGCGATCCGCCGCTGACACTGTACGCTGCATCACAAGCGACCATATGGAACGAGATCTTCCGACAGAAGCAGGTGGACTAGGAGGTACCCTGCGCAAAGTTGGTTCTTGAGTTCCCATTTCTCGATGCTGACTGAGCAGACGGGTCAGGGAAGGAACGTCCCGCACCGCTGAGGTCGATCCTGCTCAATTCTCGCCAAGCAACGCACCACCCGCATCTCCAATTTTGCTGGAACGCCAAACTTCACCTCGACTCCAAGCGACCGACCGACCATCCACGACAACTAACCCACCCAGTCCCTCACCCACACAACACAACCGACAACATGGGTCGTCTTCACTCCAACGGAAAGGGaatctcttcctccgccatccCATACTCGCGCACCGCCCCGGCATGGCTCAAGACCACCCCGGAGCAGGTCGTTGATCAGATTTGCAAGCTCGCAAAGAAGGGTGCCACTCCTTCGCAGATTGGTGTCGTCCTCCGTGACAGCCACGGTGTTGCCCAGGTCAAGATTGTGACTGGTGAGTCGAAAGTTGAAGCCATGAGGTGGGATGGTGGACAATCGCTGACAATTTGCGCGCAGGTAACAAGATTCTCCGCATCCTCAAGGGCAACGGTATgcctccctccctcctcctccaacccgtGTGAAAAAAAGATGCAATATGGGCACAACCGAACAACGAACACAACCTCGAAAGAGATGGTGAAATCGATACACAACACACACATCATGTCGCATCACGCGCATGAAAACAAATATGCCTCTGCTTGGTCACAGACTGACAGAGAGATTGAACAGGCCTCGCACCAGAGATTCCAGAGGACCTCTACATGCTCATCAAGAAGGTCAGATCTCTTGTCTCCACGCACCAACCATCCCCGCACCCACtgactcctctcccctctcaCAGGCCGTCGCCGTCCGCAAGCATCTCGAGCGCAACcgcaaggacaaggacagcAAGTTCCGCCTCATTCTCATCGAGTCCCGCATCCACCGCCTCTCCCGCTACTACAAGACCGTCGGTGTTCTCCCACCCACCTGGAGATACGAGTCTGCCACCGCCAGCACCATGGTCGCATAAGCAATCGGCTTttcgatgat contains:
- a CDS encoding 40S ribosomal protein S13, translating into MGRLHSNGKGISSSAIPYSRTAPAWLKTTPEQVVDQICKLAKKGATPSQIGVVLRDSHGVAQVKIVTGNKILRILKGNGLAPEIPEDLYMLIKKAVAVRKHLERNRKDKDSKFRLILIESRIHRLSRYYKTVGVLPPTWRYESATASTMVA
- the MgSGA1 gene encoding putative glucan 1,4-alpha-glucosidase (Glucan 1,4-Alpha-Glucosidase (Glucoamylase/Amloglucosidase) (Glycosyl Hydrolase Family 15)), producing the protein MRLLYSILPLAAAGLSEPPQHVLQPRATGSLSSWLSTQSSVARQGVLDNIGASGVKVEGASPGLVVASPSKSDPDYFFTWTRDAALVTKCLVDQFLSGGPASLEGGVQDYINAQASLQTVQNPSGGLCSGGLGEPKFQVDGTAFTGNWGRPQRDGPALRATAMIAYARYLLGKGNTSAVTNIIWPIVQNDLSYVSANWNQSGFDLWEEVNSASFFTTAVQYRSLVEGSALASKIGKSCSNCDSQAPQILCFLQSYWTGSYIRSNTGGGRSGKDVNSILTSIHMFDPAVGCNANTFQPCSDKALANHKVVTDSFRSVYSINNGIPQGQGVAVGRYPEDVYQGGNPWYLGTFAAAEQLYDAVFQWKKQGTIEVTSISLPFFKDVYSSAAVGTYASSSAAFSSIVNAVSTYADSYMANAQKYTPQNGALAEQYSRSDGTPLSAVDLTWSYAAFLTAANARRAAMPASWGANSAALPSSCSGSSATGPCATATSTFTRPTQSTPTCSATPTLTKVLFKEYATTTYGESISVVGSISQLGNWNTNNAVALSAQNYTSSSNLWFVDISLPAGTSFQYKYIRKQSDGSVRWESDPNRSYTVPANCKGQATVTDNWR